CGAACCGATCGACTGGAGCGACCTCGCCGGTGGCGCGGGCTTCTTCGACCAGGCCCACTTCGGCCACGAGTTCCGGGCGTTCACCGGGCTCACACCGACCCGGTACGTCGAAGTCCGGCGGCGGTTCCTGCGCGAACATCCCGGCCACGTGCTGGACGGCTGGCCGCTGCCGGCCGATTGATTTCTTACAAGAACGACAGCTCCCGGCACGTTAATTTGAGGGCATCCCAAGCAGAGGAGCGCTCCGTGGGCAAGGTGGTCATGTACAGCTCGGTGTCGGTGGACGGCTTCGTCGCGGACGAGAATGACCAGCCCGGACCGCTGTTCGACTGGTTGTCCAGCGGTGACGTCCCGTTGGACTCCAGCGGCCAGCTGACGGTGTCGCAGACGTCCTACGACTACACCCGGCCGTACTGGGACCAGATCGGGGTGACAGTCGTCGGCCGCCACGTCTTCGACATGACGGACGGCTGGGACGGGACGCCTCCGGGCGGGGTCGACCACGTGGTCGTCGTGACGCACCGGCCGGCGCCCGAGGGCTGGGACCCCGAGGCGCCGTTCCACTTCGTCGACGGCGTCAAGGCAGCCATGGCCAAGGCGCAGGAGCTTGCGGGTGACCGCGTCGTCGAGGTCGCCGCTGGCGACGTCGGTGGCCAGGTGCTTGCCGCGGGCCTGGTCGACGAGGTGCGCATGGACGTCGTACCCGTCGTGTTCGGGTCCGGCAAGCGCTACTTCGGGTCGGTCGACGCGCAGCACCTGTTGGAGGATCCGGACGTGGCGATTCAGGGTAACCGGGTGCTCCACCTGCGCTATCGGGTGCGCCGGTGACCGATCAGAGCGGATACGGCTTCTGCTCACACCGGTCGGGCTACTCGCCCTGTACCCCCTGAGAGACCATCGCCCCTGTCGGGGCTGGATATGCGGACTCCCGCGTCATCACCGCGGTGCCTGGAGGATATCGCCGGACGACTCAACCAGATCCATGAAACGGCGCAGGATGGGCCAGGGGAGATCGCCGCCATCAGCGCTGAACGTCACTTCGTCCGCCGGGAACGGTGTGAACGGCCCGTCCTCCGGCGTCGCGTCCGGGACCGTGACGCTGATGTACGGCCCGGTTCCGGGTGCTCCGGTCAGTCCGACCAACTCGTACTGCCACGCGTAGTCGGGCAGGCTGTAGTACGAGTTGACCTCGTAGAGCTTGCCGTCGTGATCCCAGACTTCCACCTCAGCAGAATCACACACGTCCGTCGGACAGCGCAGTGCATAACTGATGGGGCCGGCGCGGCCCGTTCTCAGCTATGTCGACAGCGGCTTCCAGCGCTTGATGACAACGGGGTCAGCATGCGGGGCAGGCCACACCTGGAGTCGAAGTTGCTCCATGGTCGTCGGATCGTCGTCGGAATCGATGCCGCGACGCTCTGCGTCGGCCAGGTTGCTTCTCGCGGCTCGTACCCGAACCGGACCCGGCGCTATCTCGAAGCGTGCGGCCTCCGGCTCGTAGTCCGTGCAGCCCATCAAGACGAGTCGACCCGAGGAGATCTGCAGGCTTGCCTCCACGACGTGGTCGAACAC
This genomic stretch from Micromonospora krabiensis harbors:
- a CDS encoding dihydrofolate reductase family protein, whose amino-acid sequence is MGKVVMYSSVSVDGFVADENDQPGPLFDWLSSGDVPLDSSGQLTVSQTSYDYTRPYWDQIGVTVVGRHVFDMTDGWDGTPPGGVDHVVVVTHRPAPEGWDPEAPFHFVDGVKAAMAKAQELAGDRVVEVAAGDVGGQVLAAGLVDEVRMDVVPVVFGSGKRYFGSVDAQHLLEDPDVAIQGNRVLHLRYRVRR